Proteins encoded in a region of the Mycteria americana isolate JAX WOST 10 ecotype Jacksonville Zoo and Gardens chromosome 9, USCA_MyAme_1.0, whole genome shotgun sequence genome:
- the WDSUB1 gene encoding WD repeat, SAM and U-box domain-containing protein 1 isoform X3: protein MLAVLEQPSGSPVRVCRFSPESTYLVSGAADGSVVLWNMQSLKLYRSGNVKDGSLVACAFSPNGNFFITGSSCGDLTIWDDKMRCLYNEKAHDLGVSCCDISSQPISDGEHGFRYFQMASCGQDNQIKLWLILFADFLGVELKYKCTLNGHSAPVLACAFSYDGQMLVSGSVDKCVIIHETSTGNTLHTLSQHTRYVTTCAFAPYSPLLATGSMDKTVNIWQFDLKQPCAGNTVENESKVAVEDWSEDDVSAWLCAQDLADFVELFKMNNIDGKELLNLTKESLTNELKIESLGLRSRVLQKIEELRMKMMSVSVAIPDEFLCPITRELMKDPVIAADGYSYEKEAMENWISNKRRSSPMTNLPLHSLMLTPNRTLKMAISRWLETQQKYS from the exons ATGCTGGCAGTACTAGAGCAGCCCAGCGGCAGTCCTGTTAGAGTCTGCCGATTTTCTCCTGAGTCCACGTATCTAGTGTCAGGGGCAGCGGATGGGAGCGTAGTTCTTTGGAACATGCAGTCATTGAAACTGTACAG ATCTGGGAATGTTAAAGACGGTTCTTTGGTGGCCTGTGCATTTTCTCCTAATGGAAATTTCTTTATCACTGGATCATCGTGTGGTGATTTAACCATTTGGGATGATAAAATGAGATGCCTGTATAATGAAAAAGCACATGATCTTGGCGTTAGCTGCTGTGATATTTCTTCACAGCCAATTTCTG ATGGTGAACATGGATTCAGATACTTCCAGATGGCTTCTTGTGGTCAAGATAATCAGATCAAACTCTGGCTTATTTTGTTTGCAGATTTCTTAG gtgttgaattaaaatataaatgcacaTTGAATGGACATTCTGCCCCAGTTCTGGCTTGTGCATTTTCTTATGACGGGCAGATGTTAGTTTCAGG gtctgtGGACAAGTGTGTCATAATACATGAAACT AGTACTGGCAATACCCTTCATACTTTGTCTCAGCATACCAG atatgTTACAACTTGTGCTTTTGCACCATATAGTCCCTTACTTGCCACAGGTTCAATGGATAAAACTGTGAACATATGGCAGTTTGACCTTAAGCAACCCTGTGCAG gaaatactGTAGAAAATGAATCGAAGGTGGCTGTTGAGGACTGGTCAGAGGACGATGTTTCAGCCTGGCTTTGTGCACAAGACTTAGCAGACTTTGTTGAGCTTTTCAAAATGAATAACATTGATGGCAAGGAACTACTGAATCTTACTAAAGAAAGCCTgactaatgaattaaaaattg AGTCTCTAGGCCTGCGCAGTAGAGTCCTCCAGAAAATTGAAGAACTGAGGATGAAAATGATGTCTGTTTCTGTTGCTATCCCTGATGAGTTCTTATGTCCTATAACAAGGGAGCTTATGAAGGATCCTGTCATTGCAGCAG ATGGCTATTCCTATGAAAAGGAAGCAATGGAAAACTGGATCAGCAATAAAAGACGATCTAGTCCCATGACAAATCTCCCTCTCCACTCCCTTATGCTTACACCAAACAGGACACTAAAAATGGCTATCAGTCGCTGGCTGGAGACTCAGCAGAAATATAGTTAA
- the WDSUB1 gene encoding WD repeat, SAM and U-box domain-containing protein 1 isoform X1, with protein MATLIHTLADHSDDVNYCAFSSSCLATCSLDKTIRVYSLNNFTELPYSPLRGHTYAVHCCCFSPSGHVLASCSTDGTTVVWDTHDGRMLAVLEQPSGSPVRVCRFSPESTYLVSGAADGSVVLWNMQSLKLYRSGNVKDGSLVACAFSPNGNFFITGSSCGDLTIWDDKMRCLYNEKAHDLGVSCCDISSQPISDGEHGFRYFQMASCGQDNQIKLWLILFADFLGVELKYKCTLNGHSAPVLACAFSYDGQMLVSGSVDKCVIIHETSTGNTLHTLSQHTRYVTTCAFAPYSPLLATGSMDKTVNIWQFDLKQPCAGNTVENESKVAVEDWSEDDVSAWLCAQDLADFVELFKMNNIDGKELLNLTKESLTNELKIESLGLRSRVLQKIEELRMKMMSVSVAIPDEFLCPITRELMKDPVIAADGYSYEKEAMENWISNKRRSSPMTNLPLHSLMLTPNRTLKMAISRWLETQQKYS; from the exons ATGGCGACATTAATTCACACTTTAGCAGATCATAGTGATGATGTCAACTACTGTGCCTTCTCATCATCGTGCTTGGCTACTTGTTCCTTGGACAAAACAATTCGCGTTTATTCTTTGAACAACTTTACTGAGCTTCCGTACTCACCTTTAAGAGGCCATACGTATGCTgtccactgctgctgcttctctccatcaGGACATGTTTTAGCTTCATGTTCAACAGATGGCACTACCGTGGTTTGGGACACTCATGATGGTCGGATGCTGGCAGTACTAGAGCAGCCCAGCGGCAGTCCTGTTAGAGTCTGCCGATTTTCTCCTGAGTCCACGTATCTAGTGTCAGGGGCAGCGGATGGGAGCGTAGTTCTTTGGAACATGCAGTCATTGAAACTGTACAG ATCTGGGAATGTTAAAGACGGTTCTTTGGTGGCCTGTGCATTTTCTCCTAATGGAAATTTCTTTATCACTGGATCATCGTGTGGTGATTTAACCATTTGGGATGATAAAATGAGATGCCTGTATAATGAAAAAGCACATGATCTTGGCGTTAGCTGCTGTGATATTTCTTCACAGCCAATTTCTG ATGGTGAACATGGATTCAGATACTTCCAGATGGCTTCTTGTGGTCAAGATAATCAGATCAAACTCTGGCTTATTTTGTTTGCAGATTTCTTAG gtgttgaattaaaatataaatgcacaTTGAATGGACATTCTGCCCCAGTTCTGGCTTGTGCATTTTCTTATGACGGGCAGATGTTAGTTTCAGG gtctgtGGACAAGTGTGTCATAATACATGAAACT AGTACTGGCAATACCCTTCATACTTTGTCTCAGCATACCAG atatgTTACAACTTGTGCTTTTGCACCATATAGTCCCTTACTTGCCACAGGTTCAATGGATAAAACTGTGAACATATGGCAGTTTGACCTTAAGCAACCCTGTGCAG gaaatactGTAGAAAATGAATCGAAGGTGGCTGTTGAGGACTGGTCAGAGGACGATGTTTCAGCCTGGCTTTGTGCACAAGACTTAGCAGACTTTGTTGAGCTTTTCAAAATGAATAACATTGATGGCAAGGAACTACTGAATCTTACTAAAGAAAGCCTgactaatgaattaaaaattg AGTCTCTAGGCCTGCGCAGTAGAGTCCTCCAGAAAATTGAAGAACTGAGGATGAAAATGATGTCTGTTTCTGTTGCTATCCCTGATGAGTTCTTATGTCCTATAACAAGGGAGCTTATGAAGGATCCTGTCATTGCAGCAG ATGGCTATTCCTATGAAAAGGAAGCAATGGAAAACTGGATCAGCAATAAAAGACGATCTAGTCCCATGACAAATCTCCCTCTCCACTCCCTTATGCTTACACCAAACAGGACACTAAAAATGGCTATCAGTCGCTGGCTGGAGACTCAGCAGAAATATAGTTAA
- the WDSUB1 gene encoding WD repeat, SAM and U-box domain-containing protein 1 isoform X5, with translation MASCGQDNQIKLWLILFADFLGVELKYKCTLNGHSAPVLACAFSYDGQMLVSGSVDKCVIIHETSTGNTLHTLSQHTRYVTTCAFAPYSPLLATGSMDKTVNIWQFDLKQPCAGNTVENESKVAVEDWSEDDVSAWLCAQDLADFVELFKMNNIDGKELLNLTKESLTNELKIESLGLRSRVLQKIEELRMKMMSVSVAIPDEFLCPITRELMKDPVIAADGYSYEKEAMENWISNKRRSSPMTNLPLHSLMLTPNRTLKMAISRWLETQQKYS, from the exons ATGGCTTCTTGTGGTCAAGATAATCAGATCAAACTCTGGCTTATTTTGTTTGCAGATTTCTTAG gtgttgaattaaaatataaatgcacaTTGAATGGACATTCTGCCCCAGTTCTGGCTTGTGCATTTTCTTATGACGGGCAGATGTTAGTTTCAGG gtctgtGGACAAGTGTGTCATAATACATGAAACT AGTACTGGCAATACCCTTCATACTTTGTCTCAGCATACCAG atatgTTACAACTTGTGCTTTTGCACCATATAGTCCCTTACTTGCCACAGGTTCAATGGATAAAACTGTGAACATATGGCAGTTTGACCTTAAGCAACCCTGTGCAG gaaatactGTAGAAAATGAATCGAAGGTGGCTGTTGAGGACTGGTCAGAGGACGATGTTTCAGCCTGGCTTTGTGCACAAGACTTAGCAGACTTTGTTGAGCTTTTCAAAATGAATAACATTGATGGCAAGGAACTACTGAATCTTACTAAAGAAAGCCTgactaatgaattaaaaattg AGTCTCTAGGCCTGCGCAGTAGAGTCCTCCAGAAAATTGAAGAACTGAGGATGAAAATGATGTCTGTTTCTGTTGCTATCCCTGATGAGTTCTTATGTCCTATAACAAGGGAGCTTATGAAGGATCCTGTCATTGCAGCAG ATGGCTATTCCTATGAAAAGGAAGCAATGGAAAACTGGATCAGCAATAAAAGACGATCTAGTCCCATGACAAATCTCCCTCTCCACTCCCTTATGCTTACACCAAACAGGACACTAAAAATGGCTATCAGTCGCTGGCTGGAGACTCAGCAGAAATATAGTTAA
- the WDSUB1 gene encoding WD repeat, SAM and U-box domain-containing protein 1 isoform X2 gives MATLIHTLADHSDDVNYCAFSSSCLATCSLDKTIRVYSLNNFTELPYSPLRGHTYAVHCCCFSPSGHVLASCSTDGTTVVWDTHDGRMLAVLEQPSGSPVRVCRFSPESTYLVSGAADGSVVLWNMQSLKLYRSGNVKDGSLVACAFSPNGNFFITGSSCGDLTIWDDKMRCLYNEKAHDLGVSCCDISSQPISDGEHGFRYFQMASCGQDNQIKLWLILFADFLGVELKYKCTLNGHSAPVLACAFSYDGQMLVSGSVDKCVIIHETSTGNTLHTLSQHTRYVTTCAFAPYSPLLATGSMDKTVNIWQFDLKQPCAGNTVENESKVAVEDWSEDDVSAWLCAQDLADFVELFKMNNIDGKELLNLTKESLTNELKIDGYSYEKEAMENWISNKRRSSPMTNLPLHSLMLTPNRTLKMAISRWLETQQKYS, from the exons ATGGCGACATTAATTCACACTTTAGCAGATCATAGTGATGATGTCAACTACTGTGCCTTCTCATCATCGTGCTTGGCTACTTGTTCCTTGGACAAAACAATTCGCGTTTATTCTTTGAACAACTTTACTGAGCTTCCGTACTCACCTTTAAGAGGCCATACGTATGCTgtccactgctgctgcttctctccatcaGGACATGTTTTAGCTTCATGTTCAACAGATGGCACTACCGTGGTTTGGGACACTCATGATGGTCGGATGCTGGCAGTACTAGAGCAGCCCAGCGGCAGTCCTGTTAGAGTCTGCCGATTTTCTCCTGAGTCCACGTATCTAGTGTCAGGGGCAGCGGATGGGAGCGTAGTTCTTTGGAACATGCAGTCATTGAAACTGTACAG ATCTGGGAATGTTAAAGACGGTTCTTTGGTGGCCTGTGCATTTTCTCCTAATGGAAATTTCTTTATCACTGGATCATCGTGTGGTGATTTAACCATTTGGGATGATAAAATGAGATGCCTGTATAATGAAAAAGCACATGATCTTGGCGTTAGCTGCTGTGATATTTCTTCACAGCCAATTTCTG ATGGTGAACATGGATTCAGATACTTCCAGATGGCTTCTTGTGGTCAAGATAATCAGATCAAACTCTGGCTTATTTTGTTTGCAGATTTCTTAG gtgttgaattaaaatataaatgcacaTTGAATGGACATTCTGCCCCAGTTCTGGCTTGTGCATTTTCTTATGACGGGCAGATGTTAGTTTCAGG gtctgtGGACAAGTGTGTCATAATACATGAAACT AGTACTGGCAATACCCTTCATACTTTGTCTCAGCATACCAG atatgTTACAACTTGTGCTTTTGCACCATATAGTCCCTTACTTGCCACAGGTTCAATGGATAAAACTGTGAACATATGGCAGTTTGACCTTAAGCAACCCTGTGCAG gaaatactGTAGAAAATGAATCGAAGGTGGCTGTTGAGGACTGGTCAGAGGACGATGTTTCAGCCTGGCTTTGTGCACAAGACTTAGCAGACTTTGTTGAGCTTTTCAAAATGAATAACATTGATGGCAAGGAACTACTGAATCTTACTAAAGAAAGCCTgactaatgaattaaaaattg ATGGCTATTCCTATGAAAAGGAAGCAATGGAAAACTGGATCAGCAATAAAAGACGATCTAGTCCCATGACAAATCTCCCTCTCCACTCCCTTATGCTTACACCAAACAGGACACTAAAAATGGCTATCAGTCGCTGGCTGGAGACTCAGCAGAAATATAGTTAA
- the WDSUB1 gene encoding WD repeat, SAM and U-box domain-containing protein 1 isoform X4, whose product MRCLYNEKAHDLGVSCCDISSQPISDGEHGFRYFQMASCGQDNQIKLWLILFADFLGVELKYKCTLNGHSAPVLACAFSYDGQMLVSGSVDKCVIIHETSTGNTLHTLSQHTRYVTTCAFAPYSPLLATGSMDKTVNIWQFDLKQPCAGNTVENESKVAVEDWSEDDVSAWLCAQDLADFVELFKMNNIDGKELLNLTKESLTNELKIESLGLRSRVLQKIEELRMKMMSVSVAIPDEFLCPITRELMKDPVIAADGYSYEKEAMENWISNKRRSSPMTNLPLHSLMLTPNRTLKMAISRWLETQQKYS is encoded by the exons ATGAGATGCCTGTATAATGAAAAAGCACATGATCTTGGCGTTAGCTGCTGTGATATTTCTTCACAGCCAATTTCTG ATGGTGAACATGGATTCAGATACTTCCAGATGGCTTCTTGTGGTCAAGATAATCAGATCAAACTCTGGCTTATTTTGTTTGCAGATTTCTTAG gtgttgaattaaaatataaatgcacaTTGAATGGACATTCTGCCCCAGTTCTGGCTTGTGCATTTTCTTATGACGGGCAGATGTTAGTTTCAGG gtctgtGGACAAGTGTGTCATAATACATGAAACT AGTACTGGCAATACCCTTCATACTTTGTCTCAGCATACCAG atatgTTACAACTTGTGCTTTTGCACCATATAGTCCCTTACTTGCCACAGGTTCAATGGATAAAACTGTGAACATATGGCAGTTTGACCTTAAGCAACCCTGTGCAG gaaatactGTAGAAAATGAATCGAAGGTGGCTGTTGAGGACTGGTCAGAGGACGATGTTTCAGCCTGGCTTTGTGCACAAGACTTAGCAGACTTTGTTGAGCTTTTCAAAATGAATAACATTGATGGCAAGGAACTACTGAATCTTACTAAAGAAAGCCTgactaatgaattaaaaattg AGTCTCTAGGCCTGCGCAGTAGAGTCCTCCAGAAAATTGAAGAACTGAGGATGAAAATGATGTCTGTTTCTGTTGCTATCCCTGATGAGTTCTTATGTCCTATAACAAGGGAGCTTATGAAGGATCCTGTCATTGCAGCAG ATGGCTATTCCTATGAAAAGGAAGCAATGGAAAACTGGATCAGCAATAAAAGACGATCTAGTCCCATGACAAATCTCCCTCTCCACTCCCTTATGCTTACACCAAACAGGACACTAAAAATGGCTATCAGTCGCTGGCTGGAGACTCAGCAGAAATATAGTTAA